Proteins from one Acidiphilium multivorum AIU301 genomic window:
- a CDS encoding methyltransferase yields MDELTAGATAGDAPPELAMAGAYPDFANPELLAAIPLDARTVIDIGCSGGALGAAYLRLNPAARVLGIDTDEAALAIARTRLTEVARCDIQAEDLPFDLSGGVDVLVYGDVLEHLADPWAVLARHVRHLNPGGAVVVCFPNVEHWSIAYRLFAGRFDYDERGLLDRTHLRFFTPRTMRALLERAGLTPCDVRSRPSDAAAAARFVEAMRPGLAAIGVDPAEYLGRATPVQFVWRASLAPRERLVVASTMLPPQGGVSDVRVIEPAAALASDPTVFSVVRQEAEIAPMIEGAPHIAVLHRPLLVGDSGRARLRALIDRGFLVVTEFDDHPDFLAARGIDVAELLSFTGVHAIQTSTEPLAATLAAWNPEVAVFPNAIRALDPPANFANPDRLTLFFGALNREEDWAPFMPVLNEVLRAVGPRLHLLVMHDRAFFDALETPNKEFVPISDYATYRSRLAGCEISFMPLADTPFNRAKSDLKYIEAGAARVVPLASPVVYGDSLRDGETGLIFTSPDHLRMQLLRLLAYPEAARRLADSARAEVAANRMLAYQVRARTDWYRALWARRAELDAALRARVPALFA; encoded by the coding sequence ATGGATGAATTGACCGCCGGCGCCACGGCCGGCGACGCGCCGCCCGAACTCGCCATGGCCGGCGCCTACCCCGACTTCGCCAATCCCGAGCTGCTCGCCGCCATTCCGCTGGACGCGCGGACGGTGATCGACATCGGCTGCAGCGGCGGCGCGCTCGGCGCCGCCTATCTCCGCCTCAACCCCGCCGCCCGCGTGCTCGGCATCGATACCGACGAGGCGGCGCTCGCCATCGCCCGCACCCGCCTCACCGAGGTCGCCCGCTGCGACATCCAGGCCGAGGACCTGCCCTTCGACCTCTCCGGCGGCGTCGACGTCCTGGTCTATGGCGACGTGCTGGAACACCTGGCCGATCCCTGGGCCGTGCTCGCCCGCCATGTCCGCCACCTCAACCCCGGCGGCGCGGTGGTCGTCTGCTTCCCCAATGTCGAGCACTGGAGCATCGCCTACCGGCTGTTCGCCGGCCGGTTCGACTATGACGAGCGCGGCCTGCTCGACCGCACGCATCTGCGCTTCTTCACCCCGCGCACCATGCGCGCCCTGCTCGAACGCGCCGGCCTCACCCCGTGCGACGTCCGCTCCCGCCCGAGCGATGCCGCCGCCGCCGCCCGCTTCGTCGAGGCGATGCGCCCCGGCCTCGCCGCGATCGGCGTCGATCCGGCGGAATATCTCGGCCGCGCCACCCCCGTGCAGTTCGTCTGGCGCGCCAGCCTCGCCCCGCGCGAGCGCCTGGTCGTCGCCTCCACCATGCTGCCGCCGCAGGGCGGCGTCTCCGATGTCCGCGTCATCGAGCCGGCGGCGGCGCTGGCGAGCGACCCCACCGTCTTCAGCGTCGTCCGCCAGGAAGCCGAGATCGCCCCGATGATCGAGGGCGCGCCGCACATCGCCGTGCTGCACCGCCCGCTGCTGGTCGGCGACTCCGGCCGCGCCCGCCTGCGCGCGCTGATCGATCGCGGCTTCCTCGTCGTCACCGAGTTCGACGACCACCCCGATTTCCTCGCCGCCCGCGGCATCGATGTCGCCGAGCTGCTCTCCTTCACCGGCGTCCACGCGATCCAGACCAGCACCGAGCCGCTCGCCGCCACCCTCGCCGCCTGGAATCCCGAGGTCGCGGTCTTCCCCAACGCGATCCGCGCGCTCGACCCGCCGGCCAACTTCGCCAACCCCGACCGCCTGACCCTGTTCTTCGGCGCCCTCAACCGCGAGGAGGACTGGGCGCCCTTCATGCCCGTGCTGAACGAGGTGCTGCGCGCCGTCGGCCCGCGCCTGCACCTGCTCGTCATGCACGACCGCGCCTTCTTCGACGCGCTGGAGACGCCGAACAAGGAATTCGTGCCGATCTCCGACTACGCGACCTATCGCAGCCGCCTCGCCGGCTGCGAGATCAGCTTCATGCCGCTGGCCGACACGCCCTTCAACCGCGCCAAGTCCGACCTGAAATACATCGAGGCCGGCGCCGCCCGCGTCGTTCCCCTGGCGAGCCCGGTGGTCTATGGCGACTCGCTGCGCGACGGCGAGACCGGCCTGATCTTCACCTCGCCCGACCATCTGCGCATGCAGCTCCTCCGCCTGCTCGCCTATCCCGAGGCCGCCCGCCGCCTCGCCGATTCCGCCCGCGCCGAGGTCGCCGCGAACCGGATGCTCGCCTACCAGGTCCGCGCCCGGACCGACTGGTACCGCGCCCTCTGGGCCCGCCGCGCGGAGCTGGACGCCGCCCTCCGCGCCCGCGTCCCGGCCCTGTTCGCGTAA
- a CDS encoding class I SAM-dependent methyltransferase: MTTSPPQPATAPAIRVHWPDAPAAPQDLVCPNCGAEGPKPRLLDVAWTAPKLPRGDRKPVLACPACTARFYPPLRVPNYGDPDVMDWGWHQFHIQHGAGLVAITRLLGRIARKPGTRCLEIGCGYGFGLDFARHAMGWTCLGIDPSPMARVGAADLGLDIIDGYFPDALPDAAPWDVIAATEVIEHVQRPAALLAELRARLAPDGILLLTTPDGAAIDRATPETDLAQLLAPGIHMVFQTEASLRRLLESAGFANVRVGREGFTLVAYAGATRGALAEDDAAQRPRFRAWLADRARALDPVSDPGLGFAARALFEAAVDLDWPAAAAARSHLWPAIRARYGFEPDALEAIPADWMSLPLARLNEVMPLNLGMILHAEASRLRAAPATRPRAGAVFALAGDAAAALHAALARLTLNDALATQLAFRAAAEAALEAARVAAPETPLRFAALASRAAPEAERRDVLWRGVIELVNAGAPERARALMQAEGLAEPGPDLPHVTRRDALIVLGQLALGPGGDPRRAIALAERLGADAPSSPGAPLLLGAVVRLSNDGEEAALVPLLHRAAPLCAGRTDALGTDASNALAGAIARHADPAEIPLLLRPLRIDARRRVEAVLTAFTRLVAAGRHDEAVAMADAENIVSHAVARDDAIGRDTRLALALLDLATGDPADVPARIAGLALGPAAQRDMLIDGFCRLVNAGRYADAATYAEAAGIEALAASGGGNDPAAADALTALAILDLVTGDPARAPARIAAVPLAPERRRQITLGAFVTLVNRARYDEAIALAESAPIADWAAAGDADGHDAAIALIALALVAGDPAILPALLDGLPHLDTAARGDALVQAALRLLHLGRPDEAARLLAPVDEAALAPAARIELLAARAGCAAAAGDTAALADLLDRLDAEGADPGRLAGLAVGRFVSAVHEGDFAAADRLRRRVEPAFDGFAPAASPALRGAGFALGLLELQEPARPHRAERAFAAVRRGFAADLAEGDAAPALFWEALRGEIIALHRTGRAAEAAALGRAMLARYEGAPDSLRTELAPPAR, encoded by the coding sequence ATGACGACCAGCCCCCCCCAGCCCGCCACCGCCCCGGCGATCCGCGTCCACTGGCCGGACGCGCCGGCGGCGCCGCAGGATCTCGTCTGCCCGAACTGCGGCGCCGAAGGCCCCAAGCCCCGCCTGCTCGACGTCGCCTGGACCGCGCCCAAGCTGCCCCGCGGCGACCGCAAGCCGGTGCTCGCCTGCCCCGCCTGCACCGCCCGCTTCTACCCGCCGCTGCGCGTCCCCAACTATGGCGACCCCGACGTGATGGACTGGGGCTGGCACCAGTTCCACATCCAGCACGGCGCCGGCCTCGTCGCCATCACCCGCCTGCTCGGCCGCATCGCCCGCAAGCCCGGCACGCGCTGCCTCGAAATCGGCTGCGGCTACGGGTTCGGCCTCGATTTCGCCCGCCACGCGATGGGCTGGACCTGCCTCGGCATCGACCCCTCGCCGATGGCCCGCGTCGGCGCCGCCGATCTCGGCCTCGACATCATCGACGGCTATTTCCCCGACGCCCTGCCCGATGCCGCGCCATGGGACGTCATCGCCGCGACCGAGGTGATCGAGCACGTCCAGCGCCCCGCCGCCCTGCTCGCCGAGCTGCGCGCCCGCCTGGCGCCGGACGGCATCCTCCTGCTCACCACGCCGGACGGCGCGGCGATCGACCGCGCCACCCCGGAAACCGACCTCGCCCAGCTCCTCGCCCCCGGCATCCACATGGTCTTCCAGACCGAGGCGAGCCTGCGCCGCCTGCTCGAATCCGCCGGCTTCGCCAATGTCCGCGTCGGCCGCGAGGGCTTCACCCTGGTCGCCTATGCCGGCGCCACCCGCGGCGCGCTGGCCGAGGACGATGCCGCCCAGCGCCCGCGCTTCCGCGCCTGGCTGGCCGATCGCGCCCGCGCCCTCGATCCGGTCTCCGATCCCGGCCTCGGCTTCGCCGCCCGCGCCCTGTTCGAGGCGGCGGTCGATCTCGACTGGCCGGCCGCCGCCGCCGCCCGCTCCCACCTCTGGCCGGCCATCCGCGCCCGCTACGGCTTCGAGCCCGACGCGCTGGAGGCGATCCCGGCGGACTGGATGAGCCTGCCCCTCGCCCGGCTGAACGAGGTGATGCCGCTCAATCTCGGCATGATCCTGCACGCCGAGGCCAGCCGCCTGCGCGCCGCCCCGGCCACGCGGCCGCGCGCCGGCGCCGTCTTCGCCCTCGCCGGCGATGCCGCCGCCGCCCTGCACGCGGCCCTCGCCCGCCTCACCCTGAACGACGCGCTGGCCACCCAGCTCGCCTTCCGCGCCGCCGCCGAGGCCGCGCTCGAGGCCGCCCGCGTCGCCGCCCCCGAAACCCCGCTCCGCTTCGCCGCCCTCGCCAGCCGCGCCGCGCCGGAGGCCGAACGGCGCGACGTGCTCTGGCGCGGCGTGATCGAACTGGTGAATGCCGGCGCGCCGGAGCGCGCCCGCGCGCTGATGCAGGCGGAAGGCCTCGCCGAACCCGGCCCCGACCTGCCGCACGTCACGCGGCGGGACGCGCTGATCGTGCTCGGCCAGCTCGCCCTTGGCCCGGGCGGCGACCCGCGCCGCGCCATCGCCCTCGCCGAGCGCCTCGGCGCCGACGCCCCCTCCAGCCCCGGCGCGCCCCTCCTGCTCGGCGCCGTCGTCCGCCTGTCGAACGACGGCGAGGAAGCCGCCCTCGTCCCGCTGCTGCACCGCGCCGCCCCGCTCTGCGCCGGCCGCACCGACGCGCTCGGCACCGACGCCTCGAACGCCCTCGCCGGCGCCATCGCCCGCCATGCCGACCCGGCCGAGATCCCGCTCCTGCTCCGCCCGCTGCGGATCGACGCGCGGCGCCGGGTCGAGGCGGTGCTCACCGCCTTCACCCGCCTCGTCGCCGCCGGCCGCCACGACGAGGCGGTGGCGATGGCCGATGCCGAGAACATCGTCAGCCACGCCGTCGCCCGCGACGACGCGATCGGCCGCGACACCCGCCTCGCCCTCGCCCTGCTCGACCTCGCGACCGGCGACCCGGCGGACGTTCCCGCCCGCATCGCCGGCCTCGCCCTCGGTCCGGCGGCGCAGCGGGACATGCTGATCGACGGGTTCTGCCGCCTCGTGAACGCCGGCCGCTACGCCGACGCCGCGACCTATGCCGAGGCCGCCGGGATCGAGGCGCTGGCCGCGAGCGGCGGCGGGAACGATCCCGCCGCGGCCGACGCGCTGACCGCGCTCGCCATCCTCGACCTCGTCACCGGCGATCCCGCCCGCGCGCCCGCCCGCATCGCCGCGGTGCCGCTCGCGCCCGAGCGCCGCCGGCAGATCACGCTCGGCGCCTTCGTCACCCTGGTCAACCGCGCCCGCTACGACGAGGCCATCGCCCTCGCCGAGTCCGCCCCGATCGCCGACTGGGCCGCCGCCGGCGATGCCGACGGGCACGACGCCGCGATCGCCCTGATCGCCCTCGCCCTCGTCGCCGGCGACCCCGCGATCCTGCCCGCCCTGCTCGACGGCCTGCCGCATCTCGACACCGCCGCGCGCGGCGACGCGCTGGTCCAGGCCGCGCTCCGCCTGCTGCATCTCGGCCGGCCGGACGAGGCCGCCCGCCTGCTCGCCCCGGTCGACGAAGCCGCCCTCGCCCCGGCGGCGCGGATCGAGCTGCTCGCGGCACGGGCCGGCTGCGCCGCCGCCGCCGGCGACACCGCCGCCCTCGCCGACCTGCTCGACCGGCTGGATGCCGAGGGCGCCGATCCCGGCCGGCTCGCCGGCCTCGCCGTCGGCCGCTTCGTCAGCGCCGTCCATGAAGGCGATTTCGCGGCGGCGGACCGGCTGCGCCGCCGCGTCGAGCCCGCCTTCGACGGGTTCGCTCCGGCGGCGAGCCCGGCGCTGCGCGGCGCCGGCTTCGCCCTCGGCCTGCTCGAATTGCAGGAACCCGCCCGCCCGCACCGCGCCGAACGCGCCTTCGCCGCCGTCCGCCGCGGCTTCGCCGCCGACCTCGCCGAGGGCGACGCCGCCCCGGCGCTGTTCTGGGAAGCCCTGCGCGGCGAGATCATCGCCCTCCACCGCACCGGCCGCGCCGCCGAGGCCGCGGCCCTGGGCCGGGCGATGCTCGCGCGCTATGAGGGCGCTCCCGACAGTCTCAGGACCGAACTGGCCCCGCCCGCCCGATGA
- a CDS encoding rhamnan synthesis F family protein, whose protein sequence is MNTAQLLRAAWRALRHAWTLAAMTVAAGLGRLRNPHQVIARKPDGGIVLGPRVVLFLHWDRGGRVREALFDYIAQLAASGRSVVFVTNAGALDPGAEARLLALCAGILVRRNIGYDFGGWRDAIETLDLPQSGTEEIIIANDSIFGPVRPIDSMLLRLDYDEADVWGLTESWQRRYHLQSYFVAFGPRAIRSPAFRRFWSGVIPAPSKPYVIGKYEVGLTQAMIRAGLRVAALWPYEALTRQITRDQLAPYLDIEPGGRADPHDLTRWLHILRLRDAIARRRPLNPTSDLWRHLLLSGYPFIKRELLRDNPTKVEDIGDWADLLRDELGADPAPILADLRMMLRGDAP, encoded by the coding sequence ATGAACACCGCCCAGCTGCTCCGCGCCGCCTGGCGCGCCCTCCGCCACGCCTGGACCCTCGCCGCCATGACCGTCGCCGCCGGGCTCGGCCGGCTGCGCAACCCGCACCAGGTCATCGCCCGTAAGCCGGATGGCGGCATCGTCCTCGGCCCCCGCGTCGTCCTCTTCCTGCACTGGGACCGCGGCGGCCGCGTGCGCGAGGCGCTGTTCGACTACATCGCCCAGCTCGCCGCCTCCGGCCGCTCGGTCGTCTTCGTCACCAATGCCGGCGCGCTCGACCCCGGCGCCGAGGCCCGCCTGCTCGCCCTCTGCGCCGGCATTCTCGTCCGCCGCAACATCGGCTACGATTTCGGCGGCTGGCGCGACGCGATCGAGACGCTCGATCTCCCGCAATCCGGCACCGAGGAGATCATCATCGCCAACGACAGCATTTTCGGCCCGGTCCGCCCGATCGATTCGATGCTGCTCCGGCTCGACTACGACGAAGCCGATGTCTGGGGCCTCACCGAGAGCTGGCAGCGCCGCTACCACCTGCAATCCTATTTCGTCGCCTTCGGCCCGCGCGCCATCCGCAGCCCCGCCTTCCGCCGCTTCTGGTCCGGCGTGATCCCCGCGCCGTCGAAACCCTACGTGATCGGCAAATACGAGGTCGGCCTGACCCAGGCGATGATCCGCGCCGGCCTGCGCGTCGCCGCCCTCTGGCCCTACGAGGCGCTGACCCGGCAGATCACCCGCGACCAGCTCGCCCCCTATCTCGACATCGAGCCCGGCGGCCGCGCCGACCCGCACGACCTCACCCGCTGGCTGCACATCCTGCGCCTGCGCGACGCGATCGCCCGCCGCCGCCCGCTCAACCCGACCTCGGATCTCTGGCGCCACCTGCTGCTGTCCGGCTATCCGTTCATCAAGCGCGAACTGCTGCGCGACAACCCCACGAAGGTCGAGGATATCGGCGACTGGGCCGACCTGCTGCGCGACGAACTCGGCGCCGACCCCGCCCCCATCCTCGCCGACCTGCGCATGATGCTGCGCGGCGACGCACCATGA
- a CDS encoding lysophospholipid acyltransferase family protein, giving the protein MTRRAMTKTLSGARMYARLAAVLAWTMALLPVQLVLIRRPGRAKRALPLRYWGGVARILGLELQVIGTPAATDERPVLFVSNHTSWLDIVALGAVLPGCFIAKADVGRWPGISAVARAGRTIFVSRARTGAGRERAELAERLAAGDSLILFPEGTTSDGARVLPFRSSFLALAETDPPPLIQPVTIVYDRMDSLPVCRRNRPRIAWYGDMDIASHYAELGRHDWRATIVLDDPIELDGGRKALTATLERQIAARAAAIRQGRFPGPFTKA; this is encoded by the coding sequence ATGACCCGGCGGGCCATGACGAAAACACTCTCCGGCGCGCGGATGTACGCCCGCCTCGCCGCCGTGCTGGCCTGGACGATGGCGCTGCTGCCGGTCCAGCTCGTGCTGATCCGCCGGCCCGGCCGCGCCAAGCGGGCGCTGCCGCTGCGCTACTGGGGCGGCGTGGCCCGCATCCTCGGCCTCGAACTCCAGGTCATCGGCACCCCCGCCGCGACCGACGAGCGGCCCGTGCTGTTCGTCTCCAACCACACCTCCTGGCTCGACATCGTCGCCCTCGGCGCGGTGCTGCCGGGCTGCTTCATCGCCAAGGCGGATGTCGGGCGCTGGCCCGGCATCAGCGCCGTCGCCCGCGCCGGGCGCACCATCTTCGTCAGCCGCGCGCGCACCGGCGCCGGCCGCGAGCGCGCCGAGCTCGCCGAGCGCCTCGCCGCCGGCGACAGCCTGATCCTCTTCCCCGAGGGCACCACGTCGGACGGCGCGCGGGTGCTGCCCTTCCGCTCCAGCTTCCTCGCCCTCGCCGAGACCGACCCGCCGCCGCTGATCCAGCCCGTCACCATCGTGTACGACCGGATGGATTCGCTGCCCGTCTGCCGCCGCAACCGCCCCCGCATCGCCTGGTACGGCGACATGGACATCGCCTCGCACTACGCCGAGCTCGGCCGGCACGACTGGCGCGCCACCATCGTGCTCGACGACCCGATCGAGCTCGACGGCGGCCGCAAGGCGCTGACCGCGACCCTCGAACGCCAGATCGCCGCCCGCGCCGCCGCGATCCGCCAGGGCCGCTTTCCCGGCCCCTTCACGAAAGCATAA
- the miaB gene encoding tRNA (N6-isopentenyl adenosine(37)-C2)-methylthiotransferase MiaB — protein sequence MTETASRRTLHITTWGCQMNVYDSGRMADVLRPLGYRQVATQDADMVILNTCHIRERASEKLFSELGRLRALKESRGGAMMIAVAGCVAQAEGAEILARAPHVDLVVGSQAYHRLPELIAEIEAKRRAVIDTDFPAAQKFDLLPEDQASQGPIAFLAIQEGCDKFCTFCVVPYTRGAEASRPAAAILAEARRLVAGGAREIALLGQNVNAWHGEAPDGATWNLARLLAELADIDGLARLRYTTSHPRDMDAALIAAHRDNPKLMPFLHLPVQSGSDAILARMNRRHGADLFRRIAGELRAARPDIALSSDFIVGFPGETDADFAATMRLVRETGFALAYSFKYSRRPGTPAADAADQIDEAVKDARLQELQAVLRDQQHAFNRAQVGRSFEVLFTGPGRHPGQSTGRSPYLQPVVVDNADIPPGTLRTVKIVQSNPNSLMASLTQEQIAA from the coding sequence ATGACCGAGACCGCCTCACGCCGCACGCTGCACATCACCACCTGGGGCTGCCAGATGAACGTCTACGACAGTGGACGCATGGCGGACGTCCTGCGCCCGCTCGGCTACCGGCAGGTCGCCACCCAGGATGCGGACATGGTGATCCTCAACACCTGCCACATCCGCGAGCGCGCCTCGGAAAAACTGTTCTCCGAGCTCGGCCGCCTGCGCGCGCTCAAGGAGTCCCGCGGCGGCGCGATGATGATCGCCGTCGCCGGCTGCGTCGCCCAGGCCGAGGGCGCGGAAATCCTCGCCCGCGCCCCGCATGTCGATCTCGTGGTCGGCTCGCAGGCCTATCACCGCCTGCCCGAGCTGATCGCCGAGATCGAGGCGAAGCGCCGCGCCGTGATCGACACCGACTTCCCCGCCGCGCAGAAATTCGACCTCCTGCCCGAGGACCAGGCCAGCCAGGGCCCGATCGCCTTCCTCGCCATCCAGGAAGGCTGCGACAAGTTCTGCACCTTCTGCGTCGTCCCCTACACGCGCGGCGCCGAGGCCAGCCGCCCGGCCGCCGCCATCCTCGCCGAGGCCCGCCGCCTCGTCGCCGGCGGGGCGCGCGAGATCGCCCTGCTCGGCCAGAACGTCAACGCCTGGCACGGCGAGGCGCCGGACGGCGCCACCTGGAACCTCGCCCGCCTGCTCGCCGAACTCGCCGACATCGATGGCCTCGCCCGGCTGCGCTACACCACCTCCCACCCGCGCGACATGGATGCCGCGCTGATCGCCGCGCATCGCGACAATCCGAAGCTCATGCCCTTCCTGCACCTGCCCGTGCAGTCCGGCTCGGATGCGATCCTCGCCCGCATGAACCGCCGCCACGGCGCCGACCTGTTCCGCCGCATCGCCGGCGAGCTGCGCGCGGCCCGGCCCGACATCGCGCTCTCGTCCGATTTCATCGTCGGCTTCCCCGGCGAGACCGACGCCGATTTCGCCGCGACGATGCGGCTCGTCCGCGAGACCGGCTTCGCCCTGGCCTACAGCTTCAAATACTCCCGCCGCCCCGGCACCCCCGCCGCCGACGCCGCCGACCAGATCGACGAGGCGGTGAAGGATGCCCGCCTGCAGGAACTCCAGGCCGTCCTCCGCGACCAGCAGCACGCCTTCAACCGCGCCCAGGTCGGCCGCAGCTTCGAAGTCCTCTTCACCGGCCCCGGCCGCCATCCCGGCCAGTCCACCGGCCGCTCGCCCTACCTGCAGCCCGTCGTCGTCGACAATGCCGACATACCGCCCGGCACCCTGCGGACGGTGAAAATCGTGCAGTCCAACCCCAATTCTCTCATGGCCAGTCTCACACAGGAGCAGATCGCCGCTTGA
- a CDS encoding PhoH family protein — protein sequence MSQIVTSQPPRLSRTLTFNDNGLLSILLGDHDRNLARLEKRLHVRLACRGNRVSISGEPDQVAAAETALSALYDRLARGEQISGAEVDAAARLVDPAAEPRLPLSDLPAIRTRKGVVGPRSPGQAAYIEELSRHEMVFAIGPAGTGKTYLAVAQAVAMLTSGRVDRIVLSRPAVEAGERLGFLPGDMKEKVDPYLRPLYDALQDMMPGEVMARRMAAGEIEIAPLAFMRGRTLAHAFVILDEAQNTTPAQMKMFLTRMGEGTRMVITGDLSQIDLPPHSRSGLADALETLEGVSGIGVTRFNAGDVVRHPLVARIVEAYDHRSEAQRERARDL from the coding sequence TTGAGCCAGATCGTCACATCCCAGCCCCCCCGGCTGTCCCGCACCCTCACCTTCAACGACAACGGGTTGCTCTCCATCCTGCTCGGCGATCACGACCGCAACCTCGCCCGCCTCGAAAAGCGCCTGCATGTCCGGCTCGCCTGCCGCGGCAACCGGGTGTCGATCTCGGGCGAGCCCGACCAGGTCGCCGCCGCCGAAACCGCGCTTTCGGCGCTCTACGACCGTCTCGCCCGCGGCGAGCAGATCTCCGGCGCCGAGGTCGATGCCGCCGCCCGCCTGGTCGATCCCGCCGCCGAGCCCCGCCTGCCGCTGTCCGACCTGCCGGCGATCCGCACCCGCAAGGGCGTGGTCGGCCCGCGCAGCCCCGGCCAGGCCGCCTATATCGAGGAGCTTTCCCGCCACGAGATGGTCTTCGCCATCGGCCCCGCCGGCACCGGCAAGACCTATCTCGCCGTCGCCCAGGCCGTCGCCATGCTCACCTCCGGACGGGTCGACCGCATCGTCCTCTCCCGCCCCGCGGTCGAGGCCGGCGAGCGCCTCGGCTTCCTGCCCGGCGACATGAAGGAGAAGGTCGACCCCTATCTCCGCCCGCTCTACGACGCGCTGCAGGACATGATGCCCGGCGAGGTCATGGCCCGCCGCATGGCCGCCGGCGAGATCGAGATCGCCCCGCTCGCCTTCATGCGCGGCCGCACCCTCGCGCATGCCTTCGTCATCCTCGACGAGGCGCAGAACACCACCCCGGCGCAGATGAAGATGTTCCTCACCCGCATGGGCGAGGGCACCCGCATGGTCATCACCGGCGACCTCTCGCAGATCGACCTGCCGCCCCACAGCCGCTCGGGCCTGGCCGACGCGCTGGAGACGCTGGAAGGCGTCTCCGGCATCGGCGTCACCCGCTTCAATGCCGGCGACGTGGTGCGCCACCCGCTGGTCGCCCGCATCGTCGAGGCCTACGACCACCGCTCGGAGGCGCAGCGCGAGCGCGCGCGGGACCTGTGA
- the ybeY gene encoding rRNA maturation RNase YbeY: MSEPPSSLPRGAALRGLIHIAEPRWRRFVPDAERVVARALDAAGAACPVILADNRTVKALNARDRGRNKPTNVLTYEMPPEIILALGVVLREARAARRRPAHHLAHLVVHGALHLAGEDHHEAGEARRMERLETRLLHRLGVPNPWKYAS, translated from the coding sequence GTGAGCGAGCCTCCAAGTAGCCTCCCCCGCGGCGCCGCGCTGCGGGGGCTGATCCACATCGCCGAGCCCCGCTGGCGCCGCTTCGTGCCGGACGCCGAGCGCGTGGTCGCCCGCGCGCTCGATGCCGCCGGCGCCGCCTGCCCGGTCATCCTGGCCGACAACCGCACGGTGAAGGCGCTGAACGCGCGCGACCGCGGCCGCAACAAGCCCACCAACGTCCTCACCTACGAGATGCCGCCGGAGATCATCCTCGCCCTCGGCGTCGTCCTGCGCGAGGCCCGCGCCGCCCGCCGCCGCCCGGCGCACCACCTCGCCCATCTCGTCGTCCACGGCGCCCTCCACCTCGCCGGCGAGGACCACCACGAAGCTGGCGAGGCCCGCCGGATGGAACGCCTCGAAACCCGCCTCCTGCACCGCCTCGGCGTGCCCAACCCGTGGAAATACGCGTCGTGA
- a CDS encoding hemolysin family protein: MREQPDLRQQIGELMEEAAAEAGGEEGGTGLDRQERALIANVLRLRGITADDVMIPRADIVAMRADVTLDQAIDQIRREGHSRMPVFGEHLDDILGMVHIKDVVGYTGRPEAFSLRAILRRPLMVAPQIPVLDLLLQMRQRRTHLALVIDEYGGVDGLVTIEDLVETIVGDIDDEHDEIEGPLMIDRDDGAVDLNARLPVEDFTTRFGDFLTEEEKEADLDTVGGLVFTLAGRVPTRGEIISHPAGIEFLILDADARRIRRLRARRIAPESS; encoded by the coding sequence ATGCGCGAGCAGCCCGACCTGCGCCAGCAGATCGGCGAGCTGATGGAGGAAGCCGCCGCGGAAGCCGGCGGCGAGGAGGGCGGCACCGGGCTCGACCGCCAGGAACGCGCGCTGATCGCCAACGTCCTCCGCCTGCGCGGCATCACCGCCGACGACGTGATGATCCCCCGCGCCGACATCGTCGCCATGCGCGCCGACGTCACGCTGGACCAGGCGATCGACCAGATCCGCCGCGAGGGCCATTCCCGCATGCCCGTCTTCGGCGAGCATCTCGACGACATTCTCGGCATGGTCCACATCAAGGACGTGGTCGGCTACACCGGCCGCCCCGAGGCGTTCTCGCTGCGCGCCATCCTCCGCCGCCCGCTGATGGTCGCCCCGCAGATCCCCGTCCTCGACCTGCTGCTGCAGATGCGCCAGCGCCGCACCCATCTCGCCCTCGTCATCGACGAATATGGCGGCGTCGACGGCCTCGTCACCATCGAGGACCTCGTCGAGACCATCGTCGGCGACATCGACGACGAGCACGACGAGATCGAGGGCCCGCTGATGATCGACCGTGACGACGGCGCGGTCGATCTCAACGCCCGCCTCCCGGTCGAGGACTTCACCACCCGGTTCGGCGACTTCCTGACCGAGGAGGAAAAGGAAGCCGATCTCGACACGGTGGGCGGCCTCGTCTTCACCCTCGCCGGCCGCGTGCCCACCCGCGGCGAGATCATCTCCCACCCCGCCGGCATCGAGTTCCTGATCCTCGACGCCGATGCCCGCCGCATCCGCCGCCTGCGCGCCCGCCGCATCGCCCCCGAATCTTCCTGA
- a CDS encoding EexN family lipoprotein — MTRKILFSLLLALAAPAAHAAATHDVPWFARHAAARQAAIAACAANPGDLAASPDCINAAAAARATLAREL, encoded by the coding sequence ATGACGCGCAAGATCCTGTTTTCGCTCCTCCTCGCCCTCGCCGCCCCGGCGGCCCATGCGGCGGCGACGCACGACGTCCCCTGGTTCGCCCGCCACGCCGCCGCCCGCCAGGCCGCCATCGCCGCCTGCGCCGCCAATCCCGGCGATCTCGCGGCCAGCCCGGACTGCATCAACGCCGCCGCCGCCGCCCGCGCCACCCTCGCCCGCGAGCTCTGA